A region from the Hirundo rustica isolate bHirRus1 chromosome 3 unlocalized genomic scaffold, bHirRus1.pri.v3 SUPER_3_unloc_BUSCO_293313at7742_266219at7742, whole genome shotgun sequence genome encodes:
- the CGREF1 gene encoding cell growth regulator with EF hand domain protein 1 produces MTREQALLYLFVLHDHDQSRHLDGLELLQLLGTVLAQAGEQPEPDMVAALVDQALARQDLNGDGLLDPSELLEPPEMLLPGQDRGPQGQPPPEQQEGVGAVPGGDTEMAREDLGLGSPGETATEAGVPQTGAPEDGAPEVESLKVESPNAESLEAEVDPGAKAPSADVSEEEEAPEAEEEQAAPAWRDHEEG; encoded by the exons ATGACACGGGAGCAGG ccctgctctacCTCTTCGTGCTCCATGACCACGACCAGAGCAGGCACCTGGacgggctggagctgctgcagttaCTTGGCACggtgctggcacaggctggggagcagccagagcctgaCATG GTGGCTGCACTGGTGGACCAAGCCCTGGCAAGGCAGGACCTGAATGGGGACGGGCTGCTGGACCCCTCCGAGCTGCTGGAACCCCCCGAGATGCTCTTACCTGGCCAGGACCGGGGACCCCAGGGACAACcccccccagagcagcaggaaggggttggggctgtgcctggggggGACACAGAGATGGCCAGGGAGGACCTGGGGTTGGGAAGCCCGGGAGAGACAGCCACTGAGGCAGGAGTCCCCCAGACTGGAGCCCCTGAGGATGGAGCCCCCGAGGTGGAATCGCTCAAGGTGGAATCACCCAATGCTGAGTCCTTGGAGGCAGAAGTCGACCCTGGGGCCAAAGCCCCCAGTGCTGATGTGTCGGAGGAAGAGGAAGCCCCTgaggctgaggaggagcaggcagccccagcctggaggGACCATGAGGAGGGGTAG